The bacterium nucleotide sequence GGGGCGGCCCGGCCCCTCCGAAAGCCAGCACGGTGACCCCCCGCAGATCCACCCCCCGCTCTACCGCGTGCATGCGGGCGGCGGCGGCCATGTTCTGGCTGACCACCTCGTACATCCCTGCCGCGGTGTCGGTGATCGAGAGGCCCAGACCATCGGCCAAGGTCTCGACGGCGGACTGCGCCAGCCCGGCATCCAAGGGCATGTCGCCACCCAGAAAGGCATCGGGGTCTAGCAGGCCCAACACCACGTCGGCGTCGGTCACCGCCGGTTGATCGCCGCCCTGGCCGTAGCACGCCGGACCAGGATCGGCCCCCGACGACTCAGGACCCACCTTGAGCAGGCCGAACTGGTCGAGGTGGGCCAGGCTGCCGCCCCCCGCGCCGATCTCCACCAAGTCGACCGAGGGCACCGACACCGGAAAGCCCGACCCCTTCTTGAACCGGTACCGCCGGGCCACCTCGAAGGTGTTGGTGAGCGCTGGCTCTCCCTCCTCCACCAGGGCAGCCTTGGCGGTAGTGCCCCCCATGTCGAAGGCCAGCAATCTCTCCTCCCCCATGCGGCGGGCAAACCACCGGGCGGCCAGAGCGCCGGCGGCCGGTCCAGATTCCACCAGCCGGATCGGGGCGGCAGCAGCGTCATCGGCCGACACCACCCCGCCATTGGACAGCATCATCAGCACCGAACCGCCGAACCCCTCGGCTGACAGCCACTTCTGAAGCTCGTCCAGATACGGGCCAATGATGGGCATGGTTGCCGCGTTGCAGGCCGCGGTGATCATGCGGGGGTACTCCCTGATCTGCGGCGAGATATCGGCCGAAGCGCACACTGGCACTCCCAGCTCCCGGCGCAGCTCATCAGCCAGAAGCCGCTCGTTGGCCGGGTTGACGTAGGAGTTGAGCAGGCATACCGCCACCGATTCGACGTCGGCGGCCTCCAGCCCTCGCACCAGCGCGGCCATGCTGGCCGCCGACGGAACCACCAGCACCTCCCCGGTGGCCGCGGTGCGCTCGTCGATCTCGAAAGTGAGCTCCCGGCTGATGGGCGGATCGGGAAACTCGATCTGGAGGTCGTACATGTCGTAGCGGTGCTCGTCGCGGATCAACAGGGTGTCGCCGAAACCGGTGGTGGTGACCAGGGCGGCCCGACCGGTCTTATTCTCAATGAGGGCATTGGTGATGAGCGTGGTGGCGTGGACGATGGGAGCAGTGATCTCTCCGGGAGCTACCTCAGCTCGCCGCAAGAGCTGGCCCACCGCGGCCTGTACCCCTTCGAGGGGGGCGGCCGGGGTAGTGAGGGCCTTGTTGACAGTTACCTCACCGGTGGCGGCGTCCAACAGCACCGCATCGGTGAACGTCCCCCCGATGTCAACGGCCAGCCGCCAGTCGGACATTGATTAGCCTGCGAGCAGGTCGTCGCGGGGCGGGGCGAACACGTCGAGT carries:
- a CDS encoding hydantoinase/oxoprolinase family protein, with product MSDWRLAVDIGGTFTDAVLLDAATGEVTVNKALTTPAAPLEGVQAAVGQLLRRAEVAPGEITAPIVHATTLITNALIENKTGRAALVTTTGFGDTLLIRDEHRYDMYDLQIEFPDPPISRELTFEIDERTAATGEVLVVPSAASMAALVRGLEAADVESVAVCLLNSYVNPANERLLADELRRELGVPVCASADISPQIREYPRMITAACNAATMPIIGPYLDELQKWLSAEGFGGSVLMMLSNGGVVSADDAAAAPIRLVESGPAAGALAARWFARRMGEERLLAFDMGGTTAKAALVEEGEPALTNTFEVARRYRFKKGSGFPVSVPSVDLVEIGAGGGSLAHLDQFGLLKVGPESSGADPGPACYGQGGDQPAVTDADVVLGLLDPDAFLGGDMPLDAGLAQSAVETLADGLGLSITDTAAGMYEVVSQNMAAAARMHAVERGVDLRGVTVLAFGGAGPPHACRVAELLDSDRVVFPINASVLSAFGTLVSPVRIDLARSMPVKLAELAPTERDGLLEELREEGRRVLLSAGVPEADIRFRYGIDARYTGQGNEITVWVGEGDTWSASEDEVVGAFESEYRRIYGMTIDDVAIEVVTWRLSARADPAEIADAESPPTAANRSPKPVSTRTAVFGREEDAIEVPVYRRADLAIGMSFAGPALVEERETTSIIRPGWEVSVSYDACLVAVRDQKPPPK